The DNA segment GTGGCCTACGTTTTTGCGCTCACCTCTGCCAAGACCAAGATTCCATCGGTACTGTTGCTGCTTATTTTGGGATGGGCTGCCAAGCAAGCCACCGTGTTCCTACATATTCAATTACCTGATTTCAACCCGGCATTGCCCGTCATTGCCACCATCGGTCTGGTTCTTATTGTGTTGGAAGGTTCTTTGGAACTGAAAGTAGACAGAACGAAGATCGGGCTCATCACCAAATCGTTTTTCGGTGCCCTCATTCCCATCATTCTTCTTGCCGTAGTTATCGCCTACGGGTTCCATTACTTGGGTGACTATGACCTTCGTCTGTGCTTCATCAACGCCATTCCGTTTTGCATCATTAGCAGTGCCATCGCTATTCCAAGTGCTGTGAATCTGGATGCGGAAACCAAGGAATTCGTCATTTATGAAAGCAGTCTTTCAGACATATTGGGTGTGCTCATTTTCAATTTTCTTCTCCTTAATAAGGTCTACGACCAATTCACTTTCCTCCATTTCGGACTGCAGATATTGCTCATGCTGGTCATCTCCATTGCAGCAACCCTTGCCTTATCGTTTCTGCTTGCACGCATTACCCATCATGTCAAGTTCGTTCCCATTATCCTGCTAGTGGTACTGCTTTATACAGTGCTCAAGGAATATCATCTTCCAAGTCTGATATTCATTCTGCTGTTCGGCTTGTTCATTGGGCATTTGCATAAGTTCAAGGATCATCCCTGGGCAGCAAAGCTGATTCCTTACGATCCAGAAAAGGATGTGGAACTGTTCACCGTACTCACAATCGAAGGCACTTTCCTTATCCGTTCCTTATTCTTCTTCGTTTTCGGATTTCTGTTGGAAACGTCCGAACTTACTGACATCGATTCAGGGCTTTTAGCGGTTACAATGGTCTGTCTTTTCATGATTGTTCGGATCATTCAACTGGCCATTTCCAGACTACCCCTTGCTCCTCTCCTATTTGTAGCTCCTCGTGGGCTCATCACCATTCTGCTTTTCCTTTATATCACGCCTGCAGAAAGTATTGAACTGGTAAACCGCTCGCTTATCATTCAGGTAATTGTTCTCACTGTATTGGTCATGACCTTTGGTATGATGGCCAGCGGCTCCAGTAAAAAGACGGAACTAGAACCTGCGATGGCAGATGATGCTCCTTCAGAAAACCCGATCGATGAGCAGCTACCCGAAGCCATTTCGCAAGTAGCGGAAGAACCAGATGTTCAAACTACGGAGGAGATTCCAGATGCTACCGATCCAACGGAAGATAAATAGCAAGGTTTTCAGCGGAACGATACGCTTCTCACTCCTTCTTCCGAATATTACAGCCTGAAACACGCTTGGATTGAAAAAAGCAAGGACATGTGCAGTGGTGGGTTCGGGTATTGCCGGTCTGGCCGCTGCCATCCGTTTGGCAAAGCAAGGCTTTGATGTGACCGTGTTTGAAGCCAATGCCACAGCTGGTGGCAAAATGAGTGAGTTGAAAGCCAATGGCTATCGCTTCGATAAAGGCCCAACCGTACTCACCAAACCCGAATATGTAGAGGAATTGTTTGCGCTTTGCGGCAAGTCCATCACTGGCAAATGGAGCTACACGGCTGTGGAACCCATTTTCCATTATTTCTTTGATGATGGCACCGTAATACGTTCATCCAAAGACCAACGGAAATTTGCAGCAGAGGTTGAGGCGAAAACCAACGCATCGGCCAGTTCTGTGCTCGATTTCCTCAAGCAATCGGAGACAAAGCATGAGCTCACAGACGAGGTTTTTCTGCAACGCTCGCTTCATAAATTCAAGAATTACCTCAACTGGAGCACGCTTCGTGGTGTGCTCAACTTTGCCAAGGTGGATGTGTTCCGTTCGATGAACAAGGCCAACAGCAAGCAGTTTGCAGACCAGAAAGTGGTGGATATCTTCAATCGCTATGCGAGCTACAACGGTTCGAACCCTTACCTCGCTCCTGCTACACTGAATGTGATTGCGCATTACGAGATCACCCTCGGTACGTATTTCTCCGAAGGTGGCATTCATCGCATCATTCAGGTTTTGCAACAATTGGCCGAAGAAATGGGCGTCAAGTTCCGTTTCAACACGCCTGTTCTTGAGTTACTCACCGAAGCAAAACAGGTAACTGGCATCCGAACCAAGGAAGGAAAAGAAGATTTTGATCTGGTGGTAAGCAATGGAGATGTGTATAACACGTACAAGCGGCTGTTGCCGAATTCAGTGGCGCCAAAGCGTTTCATTGAACAACCACGCTCCAGTTCGGTTATTGTCTTCTATTGGGGTATGGACAGAAGCTTTTCTCAATTGGGCGTGCACAACATGTTTCTGACGAATGATTCCAAGAAGGAATACGAACATCTGTTCACACATGGAACGCTCTACAATGACCCTACGGTTCACCTCACTATCAGCAGTAAAATGAACGCGAAGGATGCGCCTGAAGGACACGAAAACTGGGCAGCGCTCATTTCTGTTCCGCACGATACAGGGCAAGATTGGGATGCGCTGGTTTCTTCTTCGCGCAAGCGCATCATCCGTAAGTTGAATGCCATTCTTAAAACAGACATCGAAGCGAATATCGTATTTGAAGATGTGCTCGATCCGCGGAAAGTGAGCTCGGAAACAGGTGCTGCCTTTGGAGCTGTTTTCGGTAATAGTTCGAACAGCATGTTCTCCGCATTTCTGCGTCATCCGAACTTCTCTTCCGATCTGGAAAACCTCTTTTTCTGCGGGGGAACAGCTCATCCTGGTCCTGGCATTCCATTGTGTCTGCTTTCGGCCAAAATTGCCAGCGACCTGATACAGGAGAAATTCAGGCCAACGAACGAAACATGATTTAAGCCACAGATTCACTGATTATCACGGATATTACACAGATGAGAAAAAACAGTGACATCAGAGGAAATCTGTGAATCTGTGGCTATTTCATGTCAAGACAACATCTTGAAATCATTCAATATCGACCTTCAACATCATAAGCAATACCTTTAGGCCATGGCCAGAGTCAACAATCAAAACCAACCATATCATGTGGTGGTCTGCGGTGGCGGATTGGCGGGATTGACCCTTTCACTGCAACTCAAAAAACTGCGACCTGAACTTCAGGTAACCGTCATCGAGAAAACCACCCGCCCCCTGCCCGATGCTGCTCACAAGGTGGGCGAATCGACTGTGGAGATCGGGGCGCATTACTTCGGAGAAGTGCTCGGGCTGAAGTCCTATCTGCAACAGCATCAAATGCCCAAACTGGGTCTGCGCTATTTCTACGGAGGTGGAAAGTTGCCATTGGAGCAACGTCCCGAATTGGGCACTAGCATGTATTCGCCCGTTCCTTCCTATCAACTCGACCGCGGCACTTTTGAATCGGACCTTCGGGAGATGGCGTTAAAGGCTGGTATACAACTGCTTGAAGGCGCTTCGTTGGAGGATATTCAGTTCGCGGAGATTGGAGAAAAGCATCAGGTAAATTATTCCTTGAACGGGAAAAGCGGAAGCGTTTCGGCAAATTGGGTAGTTGATGCCATGGGGCGAAGAAGATACCTGCAGACCAAGTTCGGACTGAAGAAGGAAAGTCTGCACTCAGCCAGTGCTGTCTGGTTCAGGATAGAAGGACAAGTGTCGGTCAATGATCTTGTTCCTGCTTCAAACACCGACTGGCATCAGCGAAATATTGAAGATCGCTACCTCTCTACCAATCACCTCATGGGTCATGGTTATTGGGTCTGGCTCATTCCACTGGCGACTGGAAATACAAGCATCGGAATCGTAACGCAGAACGACATTCACGATTTCGCGGCCTATTCGCGTTCGTACGAAACCAGTTTTCAGTGGCTCCAAACGCACGAACCTCAACTTGCCAAGCATCTAGAAGAACAAGGGCCCATCGACTTCCGAAAGATCAAGAACTATAGCTACGGTTCAGAACAGCTTTTCTCTGAAAACCGATGGAGTTGCGTGGGCGAAGCTGGGCTCTTCTCCGATCCGTTTTACAGTCCGGGTTCAGACACCATCGCCATTACCAATACCTACACCTGCAATCTCATTCTTTCCGATATGAATGGAACGTTCAGCAAGGAAATGGTCGATCTGTTGAACCATGAAGTGCTTGACGTGCGTTTCCCCGATCAGTTGAGCTATTTCATTAATGGTTACCACACCTTCGGAAATACGGCTGTGGCGGCCACCAAATTCCTGTGGGACACGATCTACTACTGGCGCGTGTATTCGCATCCATTCCTCTGCGGATTTATGGGCGATACGGAGTTTATTCGGATGTATGCGGAAAAGGTGAAGCAGCTTTCTGTTGTCAATCGCGCCTTGCAGGCTGAGTTCAGAACATGGGCTGAAGCAACGGAAGACGCGCATCATTTCGAGTTCTGCAATTTGGCCATCAAACGGCTTTTCATCGAAAGCGCCATCGGACTGATGACCCGTCCAAAGAAGGAAGACTACCATCGTTATTTGGATGAACAACTGGCATTCTTCACGCAGATAAGCGAGGCGCTTAGAGCCAACGCTGCCGGGCGTTCCGATCTGAAAGCCTTCGAACCATTCCATGCTTTTTATGGCCCGATTTCGGAAGCAGAAAAGAAGAAGAACCGCACCAATCAGCGCATTGCCAAGATTGGAAATGGCGCGCTGCTCTACTCCTTCCGCGCGTTCTACTTGCGACTTTTTGTTCAAGGAAAAAACCAAGTACATGGACGTTCTTTCCTTCGGATGCTCTATTCGGAATAACAACGGTTAAATTTGCCGTCAAGCATGGCATATACTCAAAGTCAAATTCAAGACGAGCTCCACTCCTACCTGTCCAAACGCTTTTTGGCTAAGGGCGTGCAATTGGATGCTGCCCTTCCCTTTGCCGACTTCGGCATCGATTCGATGACCGTGGTGGAACTTGTGATGCACATTGAAGAGAAATTCAGTATAGAGATTCCTGCCGATCAGCTGACTGGAGACAATCTCAAATCGCTGGAATCGTTGGTAAACTGCGCAATGGCTAATCAGGCCAAATGAACTATCCAAGCCTTTCCGGTTCCGATTACTTCCACCTCCTTGTGGACCGAAAAATGCTGCGGAATGGTCTGGTTGGGAATATCTCGCGGATTCATTTGGAACTGGATTCGGATGCAAACCTCCTTTTAATTGCTGAACGCTTGGACCAAAATCAGGTACTCAACACGGTTGGGCAACTGAAAGTGGTTCATCGGTGGCCATTGCTGCCCAAGTGGGATGAGGAAAAAGGAAAAAGGAAAAGTGTCCTCGTTCAGTTTAACATGTCAAATTCGGAATTCAACGCTACCGTTCTCAATAGAAAAGTTGACAACGATAACGGCTTAGTGTTTATCGACCTATGTGAATTGGAAGACGGTACAAAACACATGGTCATTTCCATGCATCACGTGCTTTTCGACCATCAAGGCATGATGAATTTTCTGCATTCGCTGGCAGAGCCTCATGCTGAGTTTCCGTTGTTTCCGGCAAAAGAACCCTCCTCTTTTTGGAGAAAGTTAAGTAGTGGGCATTACATGACCGTCTATATGCTTTGCAGAAGCAGCGGCCAACTTGGCACCTTGATCGGTAAACATGTAAAACCGAAAGAAAGACCTAAATTCAAGTTAATCCACTTCAATAAAGAAGAAACAGCAAGCATAGAAGCGAATGCTTGGAAAGCAGGTTCACGCATCGGACAGAGCGCGTTCTACTTATCGGCCACTGCGAAAGTCGTAAACGAAACCCTCTGCAAGCGAGGCGATGAACCACCGTATCTCTGGTTCTCGGTACCGCACAACAACAGACGAAAAGGAACGCTTGGACACTTGGTTTCCAATCAACTTAGCTTCCTGTTTTTCCGCCTACATAAGGAGGATCTGACTGAAATCACCAGCTCTGTTTCATCCATCAACTAC comes from the Flavobacteriales bacterium genome and includes:
- a CDS encoding cation:proton antiporter, with the translated sequence MTTAIIITLCSLLLVAYVFALTSAKTKIPSVLLLLILGWAAKQATVFLHIQLPDFNPALPVIATIGLVLIVLEGSLELKVDRTKIGLITKSFFGALIPIILLAVVIAYGFHYLGDYDLRLCFINAIPFCIISSAIAIPSAVNLDAETKEFVIYESSLSDILGVLIFNFLLLNKVYDQFTFLHFGLQILLMLVISIAATLALSFLLARITHHVKFVPIILLVVLLYTVLKEYHLPSLIFILLFGLFIGHLHKFKDHPWAAKLIPYDPEKDVELFTVLTIEGTFLIRSLFFFVFGFLLETSELTDIDSGLLAVTMVCLFMIVRIIQLAISRLPLAPLLFVAPRGLITILLFLYITPAESIELVNRSLIIQVIVLTVLVMTFGMMASGSSKKTELEPAMADDAPSENPIDEQLPEAISQVAEEPDVQTTEEIPDATDPTEDK
- the crtI gene encoding phytoene desaturase, whose translation is MKKARTCAVVGSGIAGLAAAIRLAKQGFDVTVFEANATAGGKMSELKANGYRFDKGPTVLTKPEYVEELFALCGKSITGKWSYTAVEPIFHYFFDDGTVIRSSKDQRKFAAEVEAKTNASASSVLDFLKQSETKHELTDEVFLQRSLHKFKNYLNWSTLRGVLNFAKVDVFRSMNKANSKQFADQKVVDIFNRYASYNGSNPYLAPATLNVIAHYEITLGTYFSEGGIHRIIQVLQQLAEEMGVKFRFNTPVLELLTEAKQVTGIRTKEGKEDFDLVVSNGDVYNTYKRLLPNSVAPKRFIEQPRSSSVIVFYWGMDRSFSQLGVHNMFLTNDSKKEYEHLFTHGTLYNDPTVHLTISSKMNAKDAPEGHENWAALISVPHDTGQDWDALVSSSRKRIIRKLNAILKTDIEANIVFEDVLDPRKVSSETGAAFGAVFGNSSNSMFSAFLRHPNFSSDLENLFFCGGTAHPGPGIPLCLLSAKIASDLIQEKFRPTNET
- a CDS encoding tryptophan 7-halogenase produces the protein MARVNNQNQPYHVVVCGGGLAGLTLSLQLKKLRPELQVTVIEKTTRPLPDAAHKVGESTVEIGAHYFGEVLGLKSYLQQHQMPKLGLRYFYGGGKLPLEQRPELGTSMYSPVPSYQLDRGTFESDLREMALKAGIQLLEGASLEDIQFAEIGEKHQVNYSLNGKSGSVSANWVVDAMGRRRYLQTKFGLKKESLHSASAVWFRIEGQVSVNDLVPASNTDWHQRNIEDRYLSTNHLMGHGYWVWLIPLATGNTSIGIVTQNDIHDFAAYSRSYETSFQWLQTHEPQLAKHLEEQGPIDFRKIKNYSYGSEQLFSENRWSCVGEAGLFSDPFYSPGSDTIAITNTYTCNLILSDMNGTFSKEMVDLLNHEVLDVRFPDQLSYFINGYHTFGNTAVAATKFLWDTIYYWRVYSHPFLCGFMGDTEFIRMYAEKVKQLSVVNRALQAEFRTWAEATEDAHHFEFCNLAIKRLFIESAIGLMTRPKKEDYHRYLDEQLAFFTQISEALRANAAGRSDLKAFEPFHAFYGPISEAEKKKNRTNQRIAKIGNGALLYSFRAFYLRLFVQGKNQVHGRSFLRMLYSE
- a CDS encoding acyl carrier protein, coding for MAYTQSQIQDELHSYLSKRFLAKGVQLDAALPFADFGIDSMTVVELVMHIEEKFSIEIPADQLTGDNLKSLESLVNCAMANQAK